The following are from one region of the Abiotrophia defectiva ATCC 49176 genome:
- a CDS encoding dihydroorotase, with amino-acid sequence MLLLKNGRRLVKGHLEPVEILIDGEKILAMDKELNASADQTFDLKSKLLAPGFIDVHVHWREPGFEYKENIYHASRAAARGGFTTAMPMPNLNPVPDSYDHLKPQLDIIARDSVIRAIPYGAITKGELGEDYAQFDELAQHVFAFSDDGRGVQNANMMYESMCVAARLNKAIVAHCEDNSLIRGGCMHCGCRSRELGLPGIPSVCESVQIARDILLAEAAGCHYHVCHVSTKESVRLVREAKANGIKVTCEVCPHHLLSDEDDIPHNHGFWKMNPPLRAAEDRRALIAGLLDGTIDIIATDHAPHALYEKDLPMQEAAFGIVGSETAFSQLYTHFVKPGIMSLDFLLDKMSTNVAKIFDLPYGTLAVGQPADLVVIDLDKVASIQPENFLSKGRNTPYAGQEVYGWPILTISQGRIAYQDTAFFA; translated from the coding sequence ATGCTATTACTCAAAAATGGTCGTCGTCTGGTCAAGGGGCATTTAGAGCCTGTCGAAATTCTGATTGATGGGGAAAAGATTTTAGCCATGGACAAGGAGCTCAATGCCAGTGCGGATCAAACATTTGACCTTAAAAGTAAACTCCTAGCACCGGGTTTTATTGATGTCCATGTCCACTGGCGGGAACCAGGATTTGAATACAAGGAAAATATCTACCATGCTTCCAGAGCGGCTGCACGCGGTGGCTTCACTACGGCTATGCCCATGCCCAACCTCAATCCAGTTCCCGATTCCTATGACCACCTTAAGCCCCAGCTAGACATTATTGCACGCGATTCGGTTATTAGGGCCATTCCTTACGGTGCCATTACCAAAGGGGAGCTAGGGGAGGACTATGCTCAGTTTGACGAGTTAGCTCAACATGTTTTTGCCTTCAGTGATGATGGGCGTGGGGTCCAAAATGCTAATATGATGTATGAATCCATGTGTGTGGCCGCCCGCCTTAACAAAGCCATTGTGGCCCATTGCGAGGACAATTCCCTAATTCGGGGTGGCTGCATGCACTGTGGCTGCCGCAGTCGGGAACTAGGTCTGCCAGGTATTCCATCTGTCTGCGAATCGGTTCAGATTGCCCGCGACATTCTCTTGGCTGAAGCGGCAGGCTGTCACTATCATGTCTGCCATGTGTCGACCAAGGAATCCGTTCGCCTTGTTCGTGAGGCAAAGGCCAACGGTATTAAGGTGACTTGCGAAGTCTGCCCCCATCATTTACTGAGTGACGAGGACGACATTCCTCACAACCATGGTTTCTGGAAAATGAATCCACCCCTGCGCGCAGCTGAGGATCGCCGAGCCCTAATTGCTGGCCTCTTAGATGGGACCATCGACATTATCGCTACTGACCATGCGCCACACGCTCTGTATGAGAAAGACTTGCCAATGCAGGAGGCGGCCTTTGGTATTGTAGGGTCTGAGACAGCCTTTAGCCAGCTCTATACCCACTTTGTCAAGCCAGGCATTATGTCCCTAGATTTTCTCTTGGACAAGATGTCGACTAATGTGGCTAAAATTTTTGACCTACCTTATGGAACCCTAGCCGTTGGGCAGCCTGCTGATTTAGTCGTTATCGATTTAGACAAGGTAGCAAGTATCCAACCTGAGAACTTCTTATCCAAAGGGCGTAACACGCCATACGCCGGTCAAGAAGTTTATGGTTGGCCTATCCTGACTATTAGCCAAGGACGCATCGCCTATCAAGATACCGCATTTTTTGCCTAA
- a CDS encoding aspartate carbamoyltransferase catalytic subunit, protein MRNLVKMSDLSNEEVYGLIERALELKAGASPIHRPDLIAANLFFENSTRTKHSFEVAQMKLGLQVLNFDASTSSVNKGETLYDTCKTLEAIGCNILVIRHSQEAYYQELEGLTIPVISGGDGSGEHPSQCLLDLMTLYEEFGHIEGLELVIAGDIKNSRVARSNYHMLTRLGAKVQFVGPQVFADPTLGQMVDFDQVIGQVDACMLLRVQFERHQEQVALSQAEYHARYGLTPARYRALKPQAIVMHPAPVNRDMEIASELVEAPQSRIFTQMTNGRYMRQAILEKLIADNAL, encoded by the coding sequence ATGCGAAACTTAGTAAAGATGTCAGATTTAAGCAATGAGGAGGTCTATGGCCTGATTGAGAGAGCCTTAGAGCTCAAGGCAGGAGCCAGTCCCATTCATCGGCCGGATTTAATTGCCGCCAATCTTTTCTTCGAAAACTCAACGCGGACTAAGCACAGTTTTGAGGTCGCTCAAATGAAGTTAGGCTTGCAGGTCCTGAATTTTGACGCTTCAACTTCTTCAGTTAACAAGGGTGAGACCCTCTATGATACCTGTAAGACGCTTGAAGCGATTGGCTGCAACATCTTGGTCATTCGCCATAGCCAAGAAGCTTACTATCAGGAACTAGAAGGCCTGACCATTCCGGTCATCAGCGGTGGCGATGGCAGTGGGGAACATCCTAGCCAGTGCTTGCTGGATTTGATGACCCTCTATGAAGAATTTGGCCATATAGAAGGGCTGGAGCTAGTGATAGCAGGTGATATCAAGAATTCGCGGGTGGCCCGAAGCAACTATCACATGCTGACCCGATTGGGGGCCAAGGTTCAATTTGTGGGACCTCAAGTCTTTGCAGACCCGACCTTGGGGCAAATGGTCGACTTCGACCAGGTCATTGGCCAAGTCGATGCCTGCATGCTATTACGCGTCCAATTTGAACGCCATCAGGAGCAAGTGGCCTTAAGCCAAGCAGAATATCATGCTCGTTATGGCCTAACGCCAGCTCGCTATCGAGCCCTCAAGCCACAGGCCATTGTCATGCATCCGGCACCAGTCAACCGGGACATGGAGATTGCCTCTGAGTTGGTGGAAGCTCCTCAATCTCGCATTTTCACCCAGATGACCAATGGCCGTTATATGCGCCAAGCCATTCTGGAGAAACTGATTGCCGATAACGCCCTCTAA
- the pyrR gene encoding bifunctional pyr operon transcriptional regulator/uracil phosphoribosyltransferase PyrR — MKRRVLFDASQINRMLTRMAHEINERTDIHQVVLVGIKTRGANLADRLQEKLATITQVQVGVEHIDIQFYRDDLVKNHADPQIKHLSFTHNLTDKTVVIVDDVLYTGRTVRAAMDAILDVSRPQVIRLAIMVDRGHRELPIRADFIGKNIPTSQEENVHVCLQEVDGTEEILLT; from the coding sequence ATGAAACGACGTGTTTTATTCGATGCTAGCCAAATAAATCGCATGCTGACCCGCATGGCTCATGAAATCAATGAGCGGACTGATATTCATCAAGTAGTTTTGGTCGGCATTAAGACTCGAGGGGCCAATCTAGCTGATCGCCTGCAAGAGAAACTAGCGACCATTACCCAGGTTCAAGTGGGTGTAGAACACATCGATATTCAATTCTATCGGGATGATTTGGTTAAGAATCATGCTGATCCACAAATAAAACATCTTTCTTTTACTCACAATTTAACTGACAAGACTGTGGTCATTGTGGATGATGTCCTCTATACAGGCCGTACTGTGCGTGCCGCTATGGATGCCATCCTCGACGTTAGCCGTCCCCAGGTCATTCGTTTGGCCATTATGGTGGACCGCGGCCACCGCGAGCTTCCCATTCGGGCAGACTTTATTGGCAAGAACATTCCCACTTCGCAAGAGGAGAATGTCCATGTCTGTTTGCAAGAAGTGGATGGGACTGAAGAAATTCTACTCACTTAA
- a CDS encoding LPXTG cell wall anchor domain-containing protein — translation MRSFKKIIATLLLFATILVPSFAAHAESLNAILKYSIYDLYSGQFIQEVNFLTHSSKDASIIQTVEWFNERGIMMDPKRFNLKVSSYLTEYSTSKGNLSAYTADIMVYTTEAEVLKNLGIKAETEPGVRNVIELPLYEPERQMREAWENANNSVPTAITPNAPATETSSESSAPAGASSSSASQNSTSTTSQASEINKPVTVNKSSSNETNAKPNENSRSNTASQDIAYSVVSEVKPDESNKPANNQNATDNKVAANQQNNNANQAANKPAANNQQVTVNKTANNNSQSESRSEASQAPVVQKKALPKTGEESNFGWLLALVLVIAGVAVLFGYKKTRKQ, via the coding sequence ATGAGATCATTCAAAAAAATAATCGCGACCTTACTATTATTTGCGACTATTCTAGTGCCGTCTTTTGCGGCTCATGCAGAGAGCTTAAACGCTATCTTAAAATACAGTATCTACGATTTATACAGTGGACAATTTATTCAAGAAGTTAACTTCTTGACCCATTCATCTAAAGATGCTTCCATCATTCAAACGGTGGAGTGGTTTAATGAACGGGGCATTATGATGGACCCAAAACGCTTCAACCTCAAGGTATCCAGTTACTTAACAGAATACTCAACTTCTAAAGGTAACCTATCAGCCTATACAGCAGATATTATGGTTTACACAACAGAAGCTGAAGTTCTGAAGAACTTGGGGATTAAGGCTGAGACAGAACCTGGTGTTCGCAATGTCATTGAATTGCCTCTTTATGAGCCAGAACGCCAAATGCGTGAAGCCTGGGAGAATGCGAACAATTCTGTACCAACAGCTATTACTCCAAACGCTCCAGCTACCGAAACAAGTAGTGAAAGTAGTGCTCCAGCGGGCGCTAGTAGCTCCAGTGCCAGCCAAAATAGTACATCGACTACAAGCCAGGCCAGTGAAATTAACAAGCCGGTGACAGTTAATAAGTCATCTAGCAACGAAACAAACGCTAAGCCTAATGAAAATAGCCGTAGTAATACAGCTAGTCAAGACATTGCCTATAGTGTCGTTTCAGAAGTAAAACCTGATGAAAGCAACAAACCAGCTAACAATCAGAATGCGACTGATAATAAAGTAGCAGCTAATCAACAAAATAATAATGCTAATCAAGCTGCTAACAAGCCGGCTGCCAATAATCAACAGGTAACAGTTAATAAAACAGCAAACAATAACAGCCAGTCTGAATCCCGCTCAGAAGCTTCTCAAGCACCTGTTGTTCAGAAGAAAGCCTTACCTAAGACAGGGGAAGAATCCAACTTTGGTTGGTTACTAGCTCTAGTCTTGGTAATTGCTGGTGTAGCTGTTCTGTTCGGTTACAAGAAAACACGAAAGCAATAG
- the lpdA gene encoding dihydrolipoyl dehydrogenase, whose protein sequence is MVVGDFAIELDTVVIGSGPGGYVAAIRAAQLGQKVAIIEKDYIGGTCLNVGCIPSKALINAGHTYHNAKHGDHFGVIAKDITVDFKRTQEWKDKEVVAKLTGGIRMLLKKNKVEIIEGEAFFVDDHTLRVVKEDSAQTYSFNNAIVATGSRPIEIKGFKYSDRVIDSTGALALDHIPSSMVVIGGGYIGSELAGAFANFGTKITILEGSNQIIPTFEKDMVKLVENEFAKKGVDIITNAMALNSEVKDKSVVVTYEVGGKQHTVEAEYCLVTVGRRPNTDNCGLEVAGVIVGERGLINVDKQGRTNKPNIFAIGDAVPGAALAHKASYEAKVAAEAIAGQASEVDYVAMPAVCFTDPELSSVGYTVDQAKEAGLNAKAVKFPLAGNGRALSLNATEGFVRLVVDKEDNTILGAQVAGVNASDIIAELTLAVEGGLNAEDIALTIHSHPSLAETVMDAAELALGHPIHV, encoded by the coding sequence ATGGTAGTAGGAGATTTCGCAATTGAACTCGACACAGTCGTGATTGGTTCTGGCCCTGGTGGGTATGTAGCAGCTATTCGTGCTGCTCAACTCGGCCAAAAAGTTGCCATCATTGAAAAAGACTACATCGGGGGGACCTGCTTGAACGTAGGCTGTATCCCTTCTAAGGCTTTGATCAACGCTGGCCACACCTACCACAATGCTAAACACGGTGACCACTTTGGGGTTATTGCCAAAGATATCACTGTGGACTTCAAACGTACCCAAGAATGGAAAGACAAAGAAGTTGTTGCTAAGTTAACCGGCGGGATTCGCATGTTGCTTAAGAAGAACAAGGTAGAGATTATCGAAGGGGAAGCTTTCTTCGTAGATGACCATACTTTACGTGTTGTCAAAGAAGATTCAGCTCAAACTTACAGCTTCAACAATGCCATCGTGGCAACTGGTAGCCGCCCAATCGAAATCAAAGGCTTCAAGTACAGCGACCGCGTGATTGATTCTACTGGTGCTTTAGCCTTAGACCACATCCCATCTTCTATGGTGGTAATCGGTGGGGGTTACATCGGTTCAGAATTAGCAGGTGCTTTCGCTAACTTCGGTACTAAGATTACAATCTTGGAAGGTTCTAACCAAATCATCCCAACTTTTGAAAAAGACATGGTTAAATTAGTGGAAAATGAATTCGCTAAGAAGGGTGTCGATATCATCACCAACGCTATGGCTTTGAACTCAGAAGTAAAAGACAAATCTGTTGTAGTTACTTATGAAGTAGGGGGCAAACAACACACCGTTGAAGCTGAATACTGCTTAGTAACAGTTGGTCGCCGTCCTAACACCGATAACTGCGGCTTGGAAGTTGCTGGGGTTATCGTGGGCGAACGTGGTTTGATCAACGTTGACAAACAAGGTCGCACTAACAAACCAAACATCTTCGCCATCGGTGACGCTGTTCCAGGTGCAGCTTTAGCCCACAAAGCAAGCTACGAGGCTAAGGTTGCTGCTGAAGCAATCGCTGGGCAAGCATCTGAAGTTGACTACGTGGCAATGCCAGCAGTCTGCTTCACTGACCCAGAATTATCTTCTGTAGGTTACACTGTAGACCAAGCTAAAGAAGCTGGTTTGAATGCTAAAGCTGTTAAATTCCCATTAGCTGGGAACGGTCGTGCCTTGTCCTTGAATGCAACTGAAGGGTTTGTACGTTTAGTTGTTGATAAGGAAGACAACACCATCTTAGGGGCACAAGTCGCAGGGGTTAACGCTTCTGACATCATTGCTGAATTGACCTTGGCAGTTGAAGGCGGCTTGAACGCTGAAGACATCGCCTTGACAATCCACTCACACCCATCCTTAGCTGAAACAGTTATGGATGCTGCTGAGTTGGCTTTAGGTCACCCAATTCACGTCTAA
- a CDS encoding dihydrolipoamide acetyltransferase family protein encodes MAFKFRLPDIGEGIAEGEIVKWDVKEGDTIQEDDTLVEIQNDKSVEEIPSPVTGKILKILVPEGTVARVGDVLVEIDAPGHEDDGDAAPAAEAAPEAAPAAEAAPAAPAGPGAPTGAPAGEGKRVLAMPSVRKLARDKGVDIRLVTPSGKGGRVVAADVLAFNGEAAPVAAAEVAAPAEVASPAAAPAAPAQPYVSGKGEAETREPLSPMRKAISKAMVNSKHTAPHVTLFDEVEVSALWDHRKKFKDIAANRGTKLTFLPYVVKALVATVKKFPVLNASIDDASQEIVYKNYYNIGIATDTERGLFVPNVKDANTKSVFDIADEINGKAALAHEGKLTAQDMSQGTITISNIGSARGQWFTPIINYPEVAILGMGTINVQPVVNAEGEIAVGRMLKLSLSFDHRIVDGATAQNAMNELKRLLADPELLLMEG; translated from the coding sequence ATGGCTTTTAAATTCAGATTGCCTGATATCGGTGAAGGGATTGCCGAAGGCGAAATCGTAAAATGGGACGTCAAAGAAGGCGACACCATTCAAGAAGACGATACATTAGTGGAAATCCAAAACGACAAATCGGTTGAGGAAATTCCATCTCCAGTTACTGGTAAAATCTTAAAAATCTTGGTTCCAGAAGGAACTGTTGCGCGCGTAGGGGACGTTTTAGTTGAAATCGACGCTCCTGGCCACGAAGACGATGGCGATGCAGCACCAGCTGCAGAAGCTGCACCAGAAGCGGCTCCAGCTGCGGAAGCTGCACCTGCAGCACCAGCAGGCCCAGGTGCCCCAACAGGCGCTCCTGCAGGTGAAGGTAAGCGTGTCTTAGCAATGCCATCAGTTCGTAAATTAGCTCGGGACAAGGGTGTTGACATTCGTTTAGTAACGCCTTCTGGTAAGGGTGGTCGCGTTGTGGCGGCTGACGTCTTGGCCTTCAACGGCGAAGCAGCACCAGTTGCGGCGGCAGAAGTAGCAGCACCAGCTGAAGTAGCAAGCCCAGCGGCAGCACCAGCAGCACCAGCACAACCATATGTATCTGGTAAAGGTGAAGCTGAAACTCGTGAACCATTATCTCCAATGCGTAAAGCAATTTCTAAGGCAATGGTTAACTCTAAACACACTGCTCCTCACGTAACCCTCTTCGATGAAGTAGAAGTATCTGCTTTATGGGATCACCGTAAGAAGTTCAAAGACATTGCCGCTAACCGTGGTACTAAGTTAACCTTCTTGCCATACGTGGTAAAAGCTTTAGTAGCAACTGTTAAGAAGTTCCCAGTCCTCAATGCTTCTATTGACGACGCTAGCCAAGAAATTGTCTACAAGAACTACTACAACATCGGTATTGCAACTGACACTGAACGTGGCCTCTTCGTACCAAACGTCAAGGACGCTAACACCAAGTCAGTATTCGACATTGCAGATGAAATCAACGGCAAGGCAGCTTTAGCTCACGAAGGTAAGTTAACTGCTCAAGACATGAGCCAAGGGACTATCACCATCTCTAACATTGGTTCTGCACGTGGTCAATGGTTCACTCCAATCATTAACTACCCAGAAGTTGCCATCTTAGGGATGGGGACGATCAACGTTCAACCAGTAGTTAACGCTGAAGGCGAAATCGCTGTTGGCCGTATGTTAAAATTGTCCTTGAGCTTCGACCACCGTATCGTCGATGGTGCTACTGCACAAAATGCAATGAACGAATTGAAACGTTTATTGGCTGACCCAGAATTATTATTGATGGAAGGTTAA
- a CDS encoding alpha-ketoacid dehydrogenase subunit beta — MAQKTMIEAITEALAIELRNDDRTLIFGEDVGLNGGVFRATQGLQAEFGEDRVFNTPLAESGIGGMAIGLALEGFRPIPEIQFLGFVFEVMDSVVAQAARTRYRLGGSRNMPITFRAPFGGGVHTPELHADNLEGLLAQSPGIKVVIPSGPYDAKGLLLSSIRDNDPVIFLEHMKLYRSFREEVPEAEYTIPLGKANVVKEGNHVSIITYGAMVREAVKAAEKLEKDGISVEILDLRTVQPLDIEAIVATTEKTGRVVVVQEAQRQAGVGARVMAEITERAVLSLEAPVGFVAAPDTIFPFGQAEHDWLPNATDIEEKVREVYNF, encoded by the coding sequence ATGGCTCAAAAAACGATGATTGAGGCTATCACAGAAGCGTTAGCCATTGAATTACGCAATGACGACCGTACCCTTATTTTTGGGGAAGACGTCGGCTTGAACGGGGGGGTATTCCGTGCCACTCAAGGTTTACAAGCAGAATTTGGTGAAGACCGCGTCTTCAACACTCCTTTAGCAGAATCTGGTATCGGTGGTATGGCCATCGGTTTGGCTTTGGAAGGTTTCCGTCCAATCCCTGAAATCCAATTCTTAGGCTTCGTATTCGAAGTAATGGACTCTGTTGTTGCTCAAGCAGCTCGTACTCGTTACCGTCTTGGCGGTAGCCGCAACATGCCAATCACTTTCCGCGCACCATTCGGTGGTGGGGTTCACACGCCTGAATTGCACGCGGATAACTTGGAAGGTCTCTTGGCTCAATCGCCAGGTATCAAGGTTGTTATTCCTTCTGGTCCATACGATGCTAAGGGCTTGCTCTTGTCATCTATCCGTGACAACGACCCAGTTATCTTCTTAGAGCACATGAAACTCTACCGTTCTTTCCGTGAGGAAGTGCCAGAAGCTGAATACACCATTCCTTTAGGCAAAGCTAATGTTGTGAAGGAAGGGAACCACGTTTCCATCATCACTTACGGGGCAATGGTTCGTGAAGCGGTTAAAGCGGCTGAAAAACTTGAAAAAGACGGGATCTCTGTTGAAATCCTTGACTTACGTACAGTTCAGCCACTTGATATCGAAGCTATCGTTGCGACCACTGAGAAAACTGGTCGCGTCGTTGTGGTTCAAGAAGCACAACGTCAAGCAGGGGTTGGCGCTCGCGTAATGGCTGAAATCACTGAACGTGCGGTTCTTTCCTTAGAAGCACCAGTTGGTTTCGTTGCAGCACCTGACACCATCTTCCCATTCGGTCAAGCCGAACATGACTGGTTGCCAAACGCAACAGACATCGAAGAAAAAGTACGCGAAGTATACAACTTCTAA
- the pdhA gene encoding pyruvate dehydrogenase (acetyl-transferring) E1 component subunit alpha: MAKKVKIEDLLRPDNFNFDMVQVLSPEGKVVNKDLLPDLSDEELVQLMEDMVWSRILHERSTALNRQGRLGFYAPTFGQEASQLGSVAALKPEDYILPGYRDVPQLIKHGLPLHKAFLWSRGHVEGNNYPADFNAYPPQIIIGAQYVQAMGVALGLKKNGKDAVAATWTGDGGSSQGDFYEGINFAGAYKAPAIFFIQNNGWAISTPRSLQSAAPTLAQKAVAAGIPGIQVDGMDILAVYAVTKAARDYAVAGNGPVLIETMCYRFGPHTLSGDDPTRYQPDGVQEEWRAKDPLIRFRTYLESKGLWSQEKEEAVIERTKEEVKEAIKLADQAPKQKISDFLKNMYETPDFITAEQIKKFEAKENN; this comes from the coding sequence ATGGCAAAAAAAGTTAAGATTGAAGACTTATTGCGTCCAGATAACTTTAACTTCGACATGGTCCAAGTCTTGAGCCCAGAAGGTAAAGTTGTCAACAAAGATTTATTACCAGATTTATCTGATGAAGAATTGGTTCAATTGATGGAAGATATGGTATGGTCCCGTATCTTACACGAACGTTCAACTGCTTTGAACCGTCAAGGACGTTTAGGCTTCTACGCTCCAACTTTTGGTCAAGAAGCATCACAATTAGGCTCTGTTGCAGCCCTCAAACCAGAAGACTACATCTTGCCTGGTTACCGTGATGTGCCTCAGCTCATCAAACACGGTTTACCACTTCACAAGGCTTTCTTATGGTCCCGTGGTCACGTAGAAGGGAACAACTACCCAGCTGACTTCAATGCTTATCCACCACAAATCATCATCGGGGCACAATACGTGCAAGCCATGGGGGTTGCTTTAGGTCTTAAGAAGAACGGTAAAGACGCAGTTGCTGCGACTTGGACTGGTGACGGTGGTTCTTCACAAGGGGACTTCTACGAAGGGATTAACTTCGCCGGCGCTTACAAAGCACCAGCGATCTTCTTCATCCAAAACAACGGTTGGGCGATTTCTACGCCACGTTCACTCCAATCTGCTGCGCCTACTTTGGCTCAAAAAGCAGTTGCTGCTGGGATCCCAGGGATTCAAGTAGACGGGATGGACATCTTAGCAGTTTATGCTGTAACCAAGGCTGCGCGTGACTACGCTGTAGCAGGCAATGGTCCAGTCCTCATCGAAACAATGTGCTACCGCTTCGGTCCACATACCTTATCAGGTGATGACCCAACCCGTTACCAACCAGACGGTGTTCAAGAAGAATGGCGTGCCAAAGATCCACTCATTCGTTTCCGTACTTACTTAGAATCAAAAGGTCTCTGGTCTCAAGAAAAAGAAGAAGCGGTTATCGAACGTACTAAGGAAGAAGTCAAGGAAGCCATCAAGTTAGCTGACCAAGCACCTAAACAAAAGATTTCTGACTTCTTGAAGAACATGTACGAAACACCAGACTTCATCACAGCAGAACAAATCAAGAAATTCGAAGCAAAGGAGAATAACTAA
- a CDS encoding ABC transporter ATP-binding protein, with protein MTQALIEVRNLKQYYHQDHTVVKAVDDVSFTVQAGETFGLVGESGSGKSTIGRAIVNLYQPTDGQILYQGKALSDLSKGERLDYNKDVQMIFQDPYASLNPRMKVQDIVAEGMEVHGLVASKSERDAKVAELLASVGLSPEHALRYPHEFSGGQRQRIGIARALAVEPKFIVCDEPISALDVSIQAQIINLLQGLQEERGLTYLFIAHNLAMVKYFSDRIGMMYRGRMVELATAEALYEHPLHPYTQSLLSAIPLPDPDQDRQRQRIVYQPSQAELEAPHDWVQAQEQHWVMKAKA; from the coding sequence ATGACACAAGCTCTAATTGAAGTGCGCAACCTCAAGCAGTATTATCATCAGGACCATACAGTCGTTAAGGCCGTAGACGATGTTAGCTTCACCGTTCAAGCGGGTGAGACCTTTGGTTTAGTAGGGGAATCAGGGAGTGGTAAATCAACCATTGGCCGTGCCATTGTCAACCTCTATCAGCCAACTGATGGCCAGATTCTTTACCAGGGGAAGGCTTTAAGCGACTTATCAAAGGGAGAGCGACTGGATTATAACAAGGACGTTCAAATGATTTTCCAAGATCCTTATGCTTCCTTAAATCCTCGTATGAAGGTCCAAGATATTGTAGCTGAAGGTATGGAAGTCCATGGCTTGGTAGCCTCCAAGTCAGAGCGAGATGCCAAAGTGGCGGAGCTCCTGGCTTCAGTCGGTTTGTCACCTGAACATGCCTTGCGCTATCCGCATGAATTTTCGGGCGGCCAACGCCAACGGATTGGGATTGCGCGTGCCTTGGCGGTTGAACCCAAGTTTATTGTCTGCGATGAACCTATCTCAGCCTTGGATGTCTCCATCCAAGCCCAAATCATTAACCTATTGCAAGGCTTGCAAGAAGAGCGAGGCTTGACCTATCTCTTTATCGCCCATAACTTGGCCATGGTTAAATACTTTAGTGACCGTATTGGCATGATGTATCGAGGTCGCATGGTGGAATTAGCAACTGCTGAAGCGCTCTATGAGCACCCGCTACATCCTTATACTCAGAGCCTACTGTCAGCTATTCCCTTGCCAGACCCAGATCAGGACCGTCAGCGTCAACGGATTGTCTATCAGCCAAGTCAAGCTGAACTAGAGGCGCCTCATGATTGGGTGCAAGCGCAAGAACAGCATTGGGTTATGAAAGCCAAAGCCTAA
- a CDS encoding ABC transporter ATP-binding protein, producing the protein MTERVLSIENLQVQFKTYAGTVQAIRGVDFQLHKGETLAIVGESGSGKTVTSRAIMRLLSQSATINDGKIDFMGQDLRNLSDKQMEKIRGSQIAMIFQDPMTSLNPTLTIGRQLVEVIIKHRKFSRAEAVAEACNLLSLCGIKDPEQRLKDYPSQFSGGQRQRIVIAIALAGDPEILIADEPTTALDVTVQAQIIELLQDIQRQKGMAIIFITHDLGVVANIADRVAVMYAGRLVEIGPVDEVYYNPQHPYTWGLLSATPTLTSSGPLYAIPGTPPNLLNPPKGDAFACRNEYALDIDFELQPPMFEVNPGHYAATWLLHPEAPKVTPPASIQERYAYYQAKKEAESHDTSSN; encoded by the coding sequence ATGACAGAACGTGTCTTAAGCATCGAGAATTTACAGGTTCAATTCAAAACCTATGCGGGAACTGTCCAAGCCATTCGAGGTGTTGACTTCCAACTCCACAAAGGTGAAACTTTAGCCATTGTAGGGGAATCAGGTTCTGGTAAAACGGTGACCTCCCGTGCCATTATGCGCCTATTGAGCCAGAGTGCCACCATTAACGATGGCAAGATTGATTTTATGGGTCAAGACCTCCGCAACTTAAGTGATAAGCAAATGGAAAAAATCCGTGGCTCGCAGATTGCCATGATTTTCCAGGATCCCATGACTTCGCTTAACCCAACTTTGACCATCGGGCGTCAATTGGTGGAAGTCATCATCAAACATCGCAAGTTTTCGCGTGCAGAAGCAGTCGCGGAAGCCTGCAACTTACTCAGTCTCTGCGGAATTAAGGATCCTGAGCAACGCCTTAAGGATTACCCAAGTCAATTCTCAGGTGGTCAACGTCAACGGATTGTCATTGCCATCGCCTTGGCAGGAGACCCAGAAATTTTGATTGCCGATGAACCAACGACCGCCTTAGACGTTACAGTTCAAGCACAAATTATTGAGCTCTTGCAAGATATTCAGCGTCAGAAGGGCATGGCTATTATCTTCATTACCCACGATTTAGGGGTGGTAGCCAATATCGCAGACCGCGTGGCGGTGATGTATGCAGGTCGATTGGTAGAAATTGGGCCGGTGGATGAAGTTTACTATAATCCACAACATCCTTACACCTGGGGACTTTTGTCAGCGACGCCGACCTTGACCTCGTCAGGTCCGCTATATGCCATTCCGGGAACCCCGCCTAACTTGCTCAATCCACCAAAGGGCGATGCCTTTGCCTGCCGTAATGAGTATGCCCTGGATATTGATTTTGAATTGCAGCCTCCAATGTTTGAGGTTAATCCGGGCCACTATGCCGCAACTTGGCTCTTGCATCCAGAGGCCCCTAAAGTGACACCACCGGCTAGCATTCAAGAACGCTATGCCTACTATCAAGCTAAGAAGGAGGCTGAATCGCATGACACAAGCTCTAATTGA